CTGATGCTCAAGGAGAAGGCGCTGGCGTTCCGGGCCGACCCGGCGGTGCAGGAGGCCCTGCGTGCGGCCCGCCTGGACGAGCTCGCCCGGCCGACCGCCGAGGACGGCCTGGCGGGGCTGCTCGCCGACCGCGCCGCCTTCGAGGAGTTCGACGTGGAGTCGGCGGCCGCCCGCGGCATGGCCTTCGAGCAGCTCGACCAGCTCGCCATGGAGCACCTGCTCGGGGTCCGCTGACCCGATCGGCCCGGTTCGCACGAACCGGGGCCGGGCCCGCACCGGTTCCCCGGCGGGCGGCTTCCGCCGCCGCCCGCCGGGGTCTCACACCCGCTCGGGTTCGAGGTCCTCGGCGGAGGAGCCGGCCGGACCGGTGCGGGTGAAGACCCAGCGGTTCATCGCCCAGAAGCGGAAGATCATGGCCAGGAAGGTGCCGATGATCATGCCGCTGAGGAAGTCGGCGATCTCCTGGGTGAGCGGGGTGACGTCCGGCTCGCGCAGGTCCAGCACGTACCGGGAGAGGATCAGCGGCAGGTCGTTGACGACCACCGCGAGCGCGCTGACCGCGAAGAAGAGGATCGCCTCGCGGTGCCGGCCGTTCGCCCGGAACGACCACTGGCGGTTCAGTACATAGGAGACGACGGTGGCGACCACCGTCGCGATGGTGAGCGCCACCACCGGCTTGTGCTGCAGCACGGTGAACTTCAGCCCGAGGTCGATCACGGTCGTCAGCACGAAGCACGTTCCGCCCACCAGCAGGAACTTCACCAGCTTGCGGTGCTGAACCAGGAACGGCTTGTACCGCTCCGGGATCCGGGCCAGCGCGCGTTGTGTAGGGGACGGCATTTCGGAAGTGTCGCACGGCCGGGTTTCCGCCGCGTACTCACCG
This genomic window from Streptomyces sp. TLI_235 contains:
- a CDS encoding putative flippase GtrA produces the protein MPSPTQRALARIPERYKPFLVQHRKLVKFLLVGGTCFVLTTVIDLGLKFTVLQHKPVVALTIATVVATVVSYVLNRQWSFRANGRHREAILFFAVSALAVVVNDLPLILSRYVLDLREPDVTPLTQEIADFLSGMIIGTFLAMIFRFWAMNRWVFTRTGPAGSSAEDLEPERV